A single genomic interval of Gossypium raimondii isolate GPD5lz chromosome 11, ASM2569854v1, whole genome shotgun sequence harbors:
- the LOC105801274 gene encoding protein NRT1/ PTR FAMILY 4.5: LKQGFDLQGLALVTIQAYSKDLQPAYCGKPSCIDGSKAVMFYFSLGLLALGAGGVKGALPALGGDQFDHKDPKEAKALARYFNWLLLSTTLGACVGVTGIVYLTTEKHKWYWGFFISTVATFIGFTVLALGKPFYRLREPKMADSPIIRITQVIVVAINNSKLALPDSPDELYEIRKTENDFREEIISHTNQFRFLDKAAIVPKDSKTTPWTVCTVTQVEEVKILTRMLPILFSTVIMNTCLAQLQTFSVMQGNFMNRKIGNFNVPAASIPIIPLVFMSILVPIYEFFFVPFARKITKHPSGITQLQRVGVGLVLSAISMAIAGIVEVKRRDQAHRDIMKPISLFWLSFQYGIFGIADMFTLVGLLEFFYREAPIGMRSLSTSFTWLTLSFGYFLSTVFVNVINAITKRTSSSKQGWIHGLDLDSSHLNLFYWFLAILSCLNFLNYLYWASWYKYKTEEPDHSEPKPIDMTTEQLPMEEVPDPTEAKGEDLSTRPLVAEEEPEHTEAKAKDLSTGPLLVKEGSTVDGGVTEVHEGPSSVQTEDSKQQPTS; the protein is encoded by the exons CTAAAACAAGGTTTTGATTTGCAGGGATTGGCATTGGTAACAATCCAGGCTTATTCAAAGGATTTGCAGCCCGCATACTGTGGCAAGCCCAGCTGCATAGACGGTAGCAAGGCGGTGATGTTCTACTTTTCACTGGGGTTGTTGGCATTGGGGGCCGGTGGGGTCAAGGGAGCTCTTCCAGCACTTGGTGGTGACCAATTTGATCATAAAGACCCCAAGGAAGCCAAAGCTCTAGCAAGGTATTTCAACTGGCTATTGCTCAGTACTACACTCGGAGCCTGTGTCGGAGTGACGGGGATCGTGTATCTGACCACTGAAAAGCACAAATGGTATTGGGGTTTCTTCATATCGACTGTGGCTACCTTCATAGGTTTCACTGTTCTTGCACTCGGCAAGCCTTTCTACCGCCTACGAGAACCCAAGATGGCCGATAGCCCCATCATAAGGATAACTCAG GTCATAGTAGTAGCCATAAACAACAGTAAGCTAGCTCTGCCGGATAGTCCAGATGAATTGTATGAGATCAGGAAAACCGAAAATGATTTCAGGGAGGAAATAATCTCCCACACCAACCAATTCAG ATTCCTAGATAAAGCTGCAATTGTTCCGAAAGATTCGAAGACAACACCATGGACGGTGTGCACAGTGACTCAAGTTGAAGAAGTTAAGATACTAACCAGGATGTTGCCCATTTTATTCAGTACAGTCATAATGAACACATGTCTGGCGCAGCTGCAGACATTCTCAGTTATGCAAGGTAATTTCATGAATCGCAAGATTGGAAATTTCAACGTTCCTGCTGCTTCGATCCCGATAATCCCACTGGTTTTCATGTCCATTCTGGTCCCCATCTATGAGTTTTTCTTTGTCCCTTTTGCTCGAAAAATCACGAAACATCCGTCGGGCATCACGCAACTCCAACGTGTCGGTGTGGGGCTTGTTCTGTCAGCAATTTCAATGGCTATTGCCGGTATTGTTGAGGTTAAAAGAAGGGATCAAGCTCATAGGGACATAATGAAGCCCATAAGCCTCTTCTGGCTCTCCTTTCAATATGGAATATTTGGAATTGCAGACATGTTCACTCTTGTGGGACTGCTGGAATTTTTCTACAGGGAAGCACCGATAGGCATGAGATCACTCTCCACATCATTTACGTGGTTAACACTATCTTTTGGCTACTTCTTAAGTACAGTGTTTGTCAATGTCATAAACGCCATCACCAAAAGAACCAGTTCAAGCAAACAAGGTTGGATTCATGGATTAGACTTAGACTCGAGTCACTTAAATCTCTTTTACTGGTTTTTAGCTATCCTTAGCTGCCTAAACTTTTTAAACTATTTGTACTGGGCCTCATGGTACAAATACAAGACGGAAGAACCTGATCATAGTGAACCCAAACCTATAGATATGACTACCGAACAGCTTCCCATGGAGGAAGTACCTGATCCTACTGAAGCCAAAGGTGAGGATTTGAGTACCAGACCGCTTGTTGCGGAGGAAGAACCTGAGCATACTGAAGCCAAAGCTAAGGATTTGAGTACCGGACCGCTTCTCGTGAAGGAAGGAAGCACCGTGGATGGAGGAGTAACCGAAGTACATGAAGGTCCCTCTTCTGTTCAAACAGAGGATTCTAAGCAACAACCTACAAGTTGA